The following are encoded together in the Chaetodon trifascialis isolate fChaTrf1 chromosome 3, fChaTrf1.hap1, whole genome shotgun sequence genome:
- the npepl1 gene encoding probable aminopeptidase NPEPL1: MANVVLEFKASAGDSEPQTRPVLVVGQQAALQQVSWSQIKGKLQPVVSKEIWQAALSALNPNPTDSCPLYLNHAAVAALPSRVSRHNSPSSAHFVSRLVRSCLPGGNNRCIVMVCERSDVFASSCAIARAFPIFSRRSTASRRHEKKHVTVEFVIIGQDSSPLNVSELECLSNAADGVRLAARIVDTPCNEMNTDHFLDEIKAVGTELGITPVIIRGEELKQRGFGGIYGVGKAAEHLPALAILSHTPDGATQTIAWVGKGIVYDTGGLSIKGKTTMPGMKRDCGGAAAILGAFKATVKQGFKDNLHAVFCLAENAVGPTATRPDDIHTLYSGKTVEINNTDAEGRLVLADGVVYASKDLSADIILDMATLTGAQGISTGKYHAAVMTNSEQWEVACVRAGRSSGDLAHPLVYCPELHFSEFTSAMADMKNSVADRENAQSSCAGLFIGSHLGFDWPGVWVHVDIASPVHAGERATGFGVALLMALFGQASDDSMLNEVSPLGSATNMSEDQMERDCKRRRLV; encoded by the exons GGTGACTCCGAGCCACAGACTCGTCCTGTTCTCGTTGTCGGACAGCAGGCGGCCCTGCAGCAAGTCAGCTGGAGCCAAATCAAAGGAAAGCTGCAGCCAGTCGTTAGCAAAGAG ATCTGGCAGGCGGCTCTCAGTGCTTTGAACCCAAACCCCACGGACAGCTGCCCTCTGTACCTCAACCATGCTGCGGTGGCTGCACTTCCTTCACGGGTCAGCAGGCACAACAGCCCTTCTTCTGCCCACTTTGTGTCCCGTCTGGTGCGTTCCTGTCTGCCTGGAGGGAACAACCGCTGCATCGTG ATGGTATGCGAGCGCTCAGACGTGTTTGCGTCCTCCTGTGCCATCGCCAGGGCATTCCCCATTTTCTCTCGCCGCTCCACCGCCTCACGCAGACATGAGAAGAAGCATGTCACTGTGGAGTTTGTGATTATTGGGCAAGACAGTAGTCCTCTGAATGTCTCAGAACTTGAG TGTCTCTCCAATGCAGCTGATGGAGTGCGCCTGGCAGCTCGCATTGTGGACACGCCATGCAACGAGATGAACACAGATCACTTCTTAGAT GAAATCAAAGCTGTGGGAACTGAACTTGGAATTACTCCAGTGATCATTCGTGGAGAGGAACTGAAACAAAGAGGGTTTGGAG GTATTTATGGAGTTGGCAAGGCGGCAGAACATCTTCCTGCGTTAGCCATCTTGAGCCACACACCAGATGGTGCAACCCAAACCATTGCATGGGTGGGCAAGGGCATCGTATATGACACTGGAGGACTCAGCATCAAGGGAAAG ACCACAATGCCAGGGATGAAGAGGGActgtggtggagctgctgccatTTTGGGAGCATTCAAAGCTACTGTGAAACAG GGCTTTAAGGATAACCTCCATGCAGTGTTTTGCCTCGCAGAGAATGCAGTTGGGCCCACAGCCACACGACCTGATGATATCCACACACTCTACTCTGGAAA GACGGTGGAGATCAACAACACTGATGCAGAGGGCAGGCTGGTGCTGGCTGATGGAGTGGTGTATGCCAGCAAAGACCTGTCAGCTGATATTATTCTGGACATGGCCACACTGACAGGGGCACAG GGGATCTCCACAGGGAAGTACCATGCAGCTGTGATGACTAATAGCGAACAGTGGGAGGtcgcgtgtgtgcgcgctggCCGCAGCAGCGGCGATCTCGCTCACCCTCTGGTCTACTGCCCCGAGCTGCACTTCAGCGagttcacctctgccatggctGATATGAAGAACTCTGTGGCA GACCGGGAGAACGCCCAGAGCTCCTGCGCCGGCCTCTTCATTGGTTCCCACTTGGGTTTTGATTGGCCAGGTGTCTGGGTCCATGTGGATATCGCCTCTCCTGTCCATGCT gGGGAGCGTGCCACAGGATTTGGCGTTGCCTTATTAATGGCCCTGTTTGGTCAGGCATCAGATGACTCCATGCTGAACGAAGTGTCTCCTCTGGGTTCAGCCACCAACATGTCTGAAGACCAGATGGAGCGTGACTGCAAGAGACGAAGGCTGGTGTAG